A window of the Equus przewalskii isolate Varuska chromosome 10, EquPr2, whole genome shotgun sequence genome harbors these coding sequences:
- the SP2 gene encoding transcription factor Sp2 isoform X1, which produces MSADPQTSMAATAAVSPSDYLQPAASTTQDSQPSPLALLAATCSKIGPPAVEAAVTPPAPPQPTPRKLVPIKPAPLPLSPGKNSFGILSSKGNILQIQGSQLSASYPGGQLVFAIQNPTMINKGTRSNANIQYQAVPQIQASSSQTIQVQPNLTNQIQIIPGTNQAIITPSPSSHKPVPIKPAPVQKSSTTTTPVQSGANVVKLTGGGGNVTLTLPVNNLMNTSDTGAPTQLLTESPPTPLSKTNKKARKKSLPACQPPVAVAEQVETVLIETTADNIIQAGNNLLIVQSPGGGQPAVVQQVQVVPPKAEQQQVVQIPQQALRVVQAASATLPTVPQKPSQNFQIQAAEPTPTQVYIRTPSGEVQTVLVQDSPPATAAAASTTTCSSPASRAPHLSGTSKKHSAAILRKERPLPKIAPAGSVISLNAAQLAAAAQAMQTININGVQVQGVPVTITNTGGQQQLTVQNVSGNNLTISGLSPTQIQLQMEQALAGEAQPGEKRRRMACTCPNCKDGDKRSGEQGKKKHVCHIPDCGKTFRKTSLLRAHVRLHTGERPFVCNWFFCGKRFTRSDELQRHARTHTGDKRFECAQCQKRFMRSDHLTKHYKTHLVTKNL; this is translated from the exons ATGAGCG CAGATCCACAGACCAGCATGGCTGCCACTGCCGCTGTCAGTCCCAGTGACTACCTGCAGCCCGCCGCCTCCACCACCCAG GATTCCCAGCCATCTCCCTTAGCCCTGCTTGCTGCAACATGTAGCAAAATTGGTCCTCCAGCTGTTGAAGCTGCTGTGACGCCTCCTGCTCCCCCGCAGCCCACACCGCGGAAACTCGTCCCTATCAAACCTGCCCCGCTCCCTCTCAGTCCCGGCAAGAATAGCTTTGGAATCTTGTCCTCCAAAGGAAACATACTTCAGATTCAGGGGTCACAACTGAGTGCGTCCTATCCTGGGGGGCAGCTGGTGTTCGCTATCCAGAATCCCACCATGATCAACAAAGGGACCCGATCAAATGCCAACATCCAGTACCAGGCGGTCCCTCAGATTCAGGCGAGCAGTTCCCAGACCATCCAAGTACAGCCTAATCTCACCAACCAGATCCAGATCATCCCTGGCACCAACCAAGCCATCATCACCCCCTCACCATCCAGTCACAAGCCCGTCCCCATCAAGCCAGCCCCCGTCCAGAAGTCGAGTACCACCACCACCCCTGTGCAGAGCGGGGCCAATGTGGTAAAGCTGACAGGTGGGGGTGGCAATGTGACACTCACTCTGCCTGTCAACAACCTCATGAACACCAGCGACACCGGGGCCCCCACTCAGCTCCTCACGGAGAGCCCTCCTACCCCACTGTCTAAGACTAACAAGAAAGCCAGGAAGAAGAGTCTTCCCGCCTGCCAGCCCCCCGTGGCTGTGGCTGAGCAGGTGGAGACCGTGCTGATCGAGACCACCGCAGACAACATCATCCAGGCAGGAAACAACCTGCTCATCGTTCAGAGCCCAGGAGGGGGCCAGCCAGCTGTGGTCCAGCAGGTCCAGGTGGTGCCCCCCAAGGCTGAGCAGCAGCAGGTGGTGCAGATCCCCCAGCAGGCCCTGCGGGTGGTGCAGGCGGCATCTGCCACCCTCCCCACCGTCCCCCAGAAGCCCTCCCAGAACTTTCAGATCCAGGCAGCTGAGCCGACACCTACTCAG GTCTACATCCGTACGCCTTCTGGTGAGGTACAGACAGTCCTTGTGCAGGACAGCCCTCCAGCAACAGCTGCGGCCGCCTCCACCACCACTTGTAGCAGCCCTGCATCCCGTGCGCCCCATCTGAGCGGGACCAGCAAAAAGCACTCGGCTGCAATTCTCCGGAAAGAGCGTCCCCTGCCAAAGATTGCCCCCGCCGGGAGCGTCATCAGCCTGAACGCAGCCCAGCTGGCGGCGGCGGCCCAGGCCATGCAGACCATCAACATCAACGGTGTCCAGGTCCAGGGTGTGCCCGTTACCATCACCAACACTGGCG ggcagcagcagctgacGGTGCAGAATGTTTCTGGGAACAACCTGACCATCAGCGGGCTGAGCCCCACCCAGATCCAGCTGCAGATGGAGCAGGCCCTGGCGGGAGAGGCCCAGCCCGGGGAGAAGCGGCGCCGCATGGCCTGCACGTGTCCCAACTGCAAGGATGGGGACAAGAG GTCTGGAGAGCAAGGCAAGAAGAAGCACGTGTGCCACATCCCCGACTGCGGCAAGACTTTCCGTAAGACGTCCTTGCTGCGGGCCCACGTGCGCCTGCACACTGGCGAGCGGCCTTTTGTCTGCAACTGGTTCTTCTGTGGAAAGAGGTTCACACGGAGTGACGAGCTCCAGCGGCACGCCCGCACCCACACAG GGGACAAACGCTTCGAGTGTGCCCAGTGTCAGAAGCGCTTCATGAGGAGCGACCACCTCACCAAGCATTACAAGACCCACCTGGTCACGAAGAACTTGTAA
- the SP2 gene encoding transcription factor Sp2 isoform X3, with product MAATAAVSPSDYLQPAASTTQDSQPSPLALLAATCSKIGPPAVEAAVTPPAPPQPTPRKLVPIKPAPLPLSPGKNSFGILSSKGNILQIQGSQLSASYPGGQLVFAIQNPTMINKGTRSNANIQYQAVPQIQASSSQTIQVQPNLTNQIQIIPGTNQAIITPSPSSHKPVPIKPAPVQKSSTTTTPVQSGANVVKLTGGGGNVTLTLPVNNLMNTSDTGAPTQLLTESPPTPLSKTNKKARKKSLPACQPPVAVAEQVETVLIETTADNIIQAGNNLLIVQSPGGGQPAVVQQVQVVPPKAEQQQVVQIPQQALRVVQAASATLPTVPQKPSQNFQIQAAEPTPTQVYIRTPSGEVQTVLVQDSPPATAAAASTTTCSSPASRAPHLSGTSKKHSAAILRKERPLPKIAPAGSVISLNAAQLAAAAQAMQTININGVQVQGVPVTITNTGGQQQLTVQNVSGNNLTISGLSPTQIQLQMEQALAGEAQPGEKRRRMACTCPNCKDGDKRSGEQGKKKHVCHIPDCGKTFRKTSLLRAHVRLHTGERPFVCNWFFCGKRFTRSDELQRHARTHTGDKRFECAQCQKRFMRSDHLTKHYKTHLVTKNL from the exons ATGGCTGCCACTGCCGCTGTCAGTCCCAGTGACTACCTGCAGCCCGCCGCCTCCACCACCCAG GATTCCCAGCCATCTCCCTTAGCCCTGCTTGCTGCAACATGTAGCAAAATTGGTCCTCCAGCTGTTGAAGCTGCTGTGACGCCTCCTGCTCCCCCGCAGCCCACACCGCGGAAACTCGTCCCTATCAAACCTGCCCCGCTCCCTCTCAGTCCCGGCAAGAATAGCTTTGGAATCTTGTCCTCCAAAGGAAACATACTTCAGATTCAGGGGTCACAACTGAGTGCGTCCTATCCTGGGGGGCAGCTGGTGTTCGCTATCCAGAATCCCACCATGATCAACAAAGGGACCCGATCAAATGCCAACATCCAGTACCAGGCGGTCCCTCAGATTCAGGCGAGCAGTTCCCAGACCATCCAAGTACAGCCTAATCTCACCAACCAGATCCAGATCATCCCTGGCACCAACCAAGCCATCATCACCCCCTCACCATCCAGTCACAAGCCCGTCCCCATCAAGCCAGCCCCCGTCCAGAAGTCGAGTACCACCACCACCCCTGTGCAGAGCGGGGCCAATGTGGTAAAGCTGACAGGTGGGGGTGGCAATGTGACACTCACTCTGCCTGTCAACAACCTCATGAACACCAGCGACACCGGGGCCCCCACTCAGCTCCTCACGGAGAGCCCTCCTACCCCACTGTCTAAGACTAACAAGAAAGCCAGGAAGAAGAGTCTTCCCGCCTGCCAGCCCCCCGTGGCTGTGGCTGAGCAGGTGGAGACCGTGCTGATCGAGACCACCGCAGACAACATCATCCAGGCAGGAAACAACCTGCTCATCGTTCAGAGCCCAGGAGGGGGCCAGCCAGCTGTGGTCCAGCAGGTCCAGGTGGTGCCCCCCAAGGCTGAGCAGCAGCAGGTGGTGCAGATCCCCCAGCAGGCCCTGCGGGTGGTGCAGGCGGCATCTGCCACCCTCCCCACCGTCCCCCAGAAGCCCTCCCAGAACTTTCAGATCCAGGCAGCTGAGCCGACACCTACTCAG GTCTACATCCGTACGCCTTCTGGTGAGGTACAGACAGTCCTTGTGCAGGACAGCCCTCCAGCAACAGCTGCGGCCGCCTCCACCACCACTTGTAGCAGCCCTGCATCCCGTGCGCCCCATCTGAGCGGGACCAGCAAAAAGCACTCGGCTGCAATTCTCCGGAAAGAGCGTCCCCTGCCAAAGATTGCCCCCGCCGGGAGCGTCATCAGCCTGAACGCAGCCCAGCTGGCGGCGGCGGCCCAGGCCATGCAGACCATCAACATCAACGGTGTCCAGGTCCAGGGTGTGCCCGTTACCATCACCAACACTGGCG ggcagcagcagctgacGGTGCAGAATGTTTCTGGGAACAACCTGACCATCAGCGGGCTGAGCCCCACCCAGATCCAGCTGCAGATGGAGCAGGCCCTGGCGGGAGAGGCCCAGCCCGGGGAGAAGCGGCGCCGCATGGCCTGCACGTGTCCCAACTGCAAGGATGGGGACAAGAG GTCTGGAGAGCAAGGCAAGAAGAAGCACGTGTGCCACATCCCCGACTGCGGCAAGACTTTCCGTAAGACGTCCTTGCTGCGGGCCCACGTGCGCCTGCACACTGGCGAGCGGCCTTTTGTCTGCAACTGGTTCTTCTGTGGAAAGAGGTTCACACGGAGTGACGAGCTCCAGCGGCACGCCCGCACCCACACAG GGGACAAACGCTTCGAGTGTGCCCAGTGTCAGAAGCGCTTCATGAGGAGCGACCACCTCACCAAGCATTACAAGACCCACCTGGTCACGAAGAACTTGTAA
- the SP2 gene encoding transcription factor Sp2 isoform X2 — protein MSDPQTSMAATAAVSPSDYLQPAASTTQDSQPSPLALLAATCSKIGPPAVEAAVTPPAPPQPTPRKLVPIKPAPLPLSPGKNSFGILSSKGNILQIQGSQLSASYPGGQLVFAIQNPTMINKGTRSNANIQYQAVPQIQASSSQTIQVQPNLTNQIQIIPGTNQAIITPSPSSHKPVPIKPAPVQKSSTTTTPVQSGANVVKLTGGGGNVTLTLPVNNLMNTSDTGAPTQLLTESPPTPLSKTNKKARKKSLPACQPPVAVAEQVETVLIETTADNIIQAGNNLLIVQSPGGGQPAVVQQVQVVPPKAEQQQVVQIPQQALRVVQAASATLPTVPQKPSQNFQIQAAEPTPTQVYIRTPSGEVQTVLVQDSPPATAAAASTTTCSSPASRAPHLSGTSKKHSAAILRKERPLPKIAPAGSVISLNAAQLAAAAQAMQTININGVQVQGVPVTITNTGGQQQLTVQNVSGNNLTISGLSPTQIQLQMEQALAGEAQPGEKRRRMACTCPNCKDGDKRSGEQGKKKHVCHIPDCGKTFRKTSLLRAHVRLHTGERPFVCNWFFCGKRFTRSDELQRHARTHTGDKRFECAQCQKRFMRSDHLTKHYKTHLVTKNL, from the exons ATGAGCG ATCCACAGACCAGCATGGCTGCCACTGCCGCTGTCAGTCCCAGTGACTACCTGCAGCCCGCCGCCTCCACCACCCAG GATTCCCAGCCATCTCCCTTAGCCCTGCTTGCTGCAACATGTAGCAAAATTGGTCCTCCAGCTGTTGAAGCTGCTGTGACGCCTCCTGCTCCCCCGCAGCCCACACCGCGGAAACTCGTCCCTATCAAACCTGCCCCGCTCCCTCTCAGTCCCGGCAAGAATAGCTTTGGAATCTTGTCCTCCAAAGGAAACATACTTCAGATTCAGGGGTCACAACTGAGTGCGTCCTATCCTGGGGGGCAGCTGGTGTTCGCTATCCAGAATCCCACCATGATCAACAAAGGGACCCGATCAAATGCCAACATCCAGTACCAGGCGGTCCCTCAGATTCAGGCGAGCAGTTCCCAGACCATCCAAGTACAGCCTAATCTCACCAACCAGATCCAGATCATCCCTGGCACCAACCAAGCCATCATCACCCCCTCACCATCCAGTCACAAGCCCGTCCCCATCAAGCCAGCCCCCGTCCAGAAGTCGAGTACCACCACCACCCCTGTGCAGAGCGGGGCCAATGTGGTAAAGCTGACAGGTGGGGGTGGCAATGTGACACTCACTCTGCCTGTCAACAACCTCATGAACACCAGCGACACCGGGGCCCCCACTCAGCTCCTCACGGAGAGCCCTCCTACCCCACTGTCTAAGACTAACAAGAAAGCCAGGAAGAAGAGTCTTCCCGCCTGCCAGCCCCCCGTGGCTGTGGCTGAGCAGGTGGAGACCGTGCTGATCGAGACCACCGCAGACAACATCATCCAGGCAGGAAACAACCTGCTCATCGTTCAGAGCCCAGGAGGGGGCCAGCCAGCTGTGGTCCAGCAGGTCCAGGTGGTGCCCCCCAAGGCTGAGCAGCAGCAGGTGGTGCAGATCCCCCAGCAGGCCCTGCGGGTGGTGCAGGCGGCATCTGCCACCCTCCCCACCGTCCCCCAGAAGCCCTCCCAGAACTTTCAGATCCAGGCAGCTGAGCCGACACCTACTCAG GTCTACATCCGTACGCCTTCTGGTGAGGTACAGACAGTCCTTGTGCAGGACAGCCCTCCAGCAACAGCTGCGGCCGCCTCCACCACCACTTGTAGCAGCCCTGCATCCCGTGCGCCCCATCTGAGCGGGACCAGCAAAAAGCACTCGGCTGCAATTCTCCGGAAAGAGCGTCCCCTGCCAAAGATTGCCCCCGCCGGGAGCGTCATCAGCCTGAACGCAGCCCAGCTGGCGGCGGCGGCCCAGGCCATGCAGACCATCAACATCAACGGTGTCCAGGTCCAGGGTGTGCCCGTTACCATCACCAACACTGGCG ggcagcagcagctgacGGTGCAGAATGTTTCTGGGAACAACCTGACCATCAGCGGGCTGAGCCCCACCCAGATCCAGCTGCAGATGGAGCAGGCCCTGGCGGGAGAGGCCCAGCCCGGGGAGAAGCGGCGCCGCATGGCCTGCACGTGTCCCAACTGCAAGGATGGGGACAAGAG GTCTGGAGAGCAAGGCAAGAAGAAGCACGTGTGCCACATCCCCGACTGCGGCAAGACTTTCCGTAAGACGTCCTTGCTGCGGGCCCACGTGCGCCTGCACACTGGCGAGCGGCCTTTTGTCTGCAACTGGTTCTTCTGTGGAAAGAGGTTCACACGGAGTGACGAGCTCCAGCGGCACGCCCGCACCCACACAG GGGACAAACGCTTCGAGTGTGCCCAGTGTCAGAAGCGCTTCATGAGGAGCGACCACCTCACCAAGCATTACAAGACCCACCTGGTCACGAAGAACTTGTAA